In Paenibacillus algicola, a genomic segment contains:
- a CDS encoding nucleoside-diphosphate sugar epimerase, with the protein MEQKIDELMNHLSHSQQQMARILEAQRHAAVRMAQVVHGMPDDWSARSGVAGNEGKPGSRESDDAAEGFIQQIQQVNGSIAAYLNVMADFQQAAADHLEMVMKELRGGDSEE; encoded by the coding sequence ATGGAGCAGAAGATTGACGAGCTTATGAACCATCTGTCCCATTCGCAGCAGCAAATGGCGCGGATCCTGGAGGCCCAGCGCCATGCCGCCGTGCGGATGGCTCAAGTGGTACATGGTATGCCGGATGACTGGAGTGCTCGGTCTGGAGTCGCCGGAAATGAAGGGAAGCCCGGGAGCCGGGAAAGCGATGATGCCGCAGAAGGCTTTATTCAACAGATCCAGCAGGTCAATGGCAGCATTGCAGCCTATTTGAACGTGATGGCTGATTTTCAGCAGGCGGCGGCGGATCATTTGGAGATGGTCATGAAGGAGCTGCGGGGCGGGGACAGCGAGGAATAA
- a CDS encoding CgeB family protein — protein sequence MKQRLKQADRRKQHYREGFLEGYRLGLCRAVTDRIPDPASPQLDLKLMYIPQGFESIDAGIEAALSTMVREWIQVSPEGMLEAARKERPDVILVMNGLHVFPKDWTMQLEEVSSLGITTAVWFVDDPYFTEETSVLCRHYDLVFTHELSCAELYRSLGAERVHYMPLAVHPGIFAPIPAGADYQSDICFIGNAFRNRAALFDELAPYLSGKKVRIIGGFWERLTRYKQLSPCIKSGFIPPAETAKYYNGAKIVINLHRPAGIGDDNRNSLGLPGRSINPRTFEISACGTLQLTDIREDLYHYYEPGVDIETFRDARELQHKLEHYLSREQERLDIAVRGLRTTWSRHTYKHRLPQLLEILAQAVQP from the coding sequence ATGAAGCAGAGACTCAAGCAAGCAGACCGGAGGAAGCAGCATTATAGGGAGGGCTTTCTGGAAGGATACCGGCTGGGCTTGTGCCGGGCGGTTACAGACCGGATTCCCGACCCGGCATCGCCTCAGCTGGATCTAAAGCTCATGTACATTCCCCAAGGCTTTGAGTCGATTGATGCCGGCATCGAAGCCGCTCTCAGCACGATGGTGAGAGAATGGATTCAGGTGAGTCCGGAGGGCATGCTGGAGGCTGCCCGCAAGGAAAGACCGGACGTCATTCTGGTCATGAACGGGCTGCATGTGTTTCCGAAGGACTGGACGATGCAGCTGGAGGAGGTCTCCTCTCTTGGCATCACAACCGCTGTGTGGTTTGTGGATGATCCTTATTTTACGGAGGAGACGTCTGTGCTGTGCCGGCACTATGATCTGGTGTTCACCCACGAGCTGAGCTGTGCCGAGCTGTATCGTTCATTAGGCGCGGAGCGGGTGCACTATATGCCGCTGGCGGTGCATCCCGGCATCTTTGCCCCGATCCCGGCAGGGGCGGACTATCAGTCTGATATTTGCTTTATCGGCAATGCCTTTCGTAACCGGGCTGCGCTGTTTGATGAGCTGGCCCCGTATTTATCCGGCAAAAAAGTCCGCATTATCGGCGGGTTCTGGGAGCGATTGACGCGTTACAAACAGCTGTCCCCCTGTATAAAAAGCGGATTCATTCCACCAGCGGAAACGGCAAAGTATTATAATGGCGCGAAAATTGTCATCAATCTTCACCGGCCTGCAGGGATCGGAGACGATAACCGGAACAGCCTGGGTCTGCCGGGCAGGTCCATTAATCCTCGGACCTTTGAGATCAGCGCTTGTGGAACACTGCAGCTCACCGATATCCGCGAGGATTTGTATCACTATTACGAGCCGGGCGTGGACATCGAGACGTTCCGCGATGCTAGAGAGCTGCAGCACAAGCTGGAGCATTATTTATCCCGGGAGCAGGAGCGGCTGGATATTGCAGTACGCGGGCTCCGGACGACCTGGTCCCGGCACACGTATAAGCACAGGCTGCCTCAGCTTCTGGAGATTCTGGCGCAGGCTGTGCAGCCATGA
- a CDS encoding CgeB family protein: MRNKMPSPQPPGALAYLQGREAGQREGYEEGYFRGKQQAYTQRSHFTPAMRDVHVLYVASGKGYPYSPIDEAVFATLQSMVRQVTLSDSRADVASAAAGCRPDVMIVLDGMFLPTDQVDQVRSMGIPTAVWMTDDPYYADMSAGWVMHYDYVFTLEKNCVAYYQNLGCPRVAYLPFAAYPGHYRPVPKPTAFRRQVSFIGTAYPKRIEFFSPIMEELMKFDMHINGNWWERLPGYSRYGTRIEMNKWMGPAETADVYNSAKIVVNLHRAFDDAAINQNTSRIQAASPNPRTFEIGACGTLQLCDEREDLASFYTPGVEMDTFRSPAELLEKIAYYVANEPLRKEIALRGLERTLKEHTYAHRLERMLSVIFA, translated from the coding sequence ATGCGTAACAAAATGCCTTCCCCGCAGCCTCCGGGAGCTCTAGCCTATCTTCAGGGCCGGGAGGCGGGGCAGCGCGAGGGCTATGAGGAAGGATATTTTCGAGGCAAGCAGCAGGCGTACACGCAGCGCAGCCACTTTACGCCGGCAATGCGGGACGTCCACGTGCTGTATGTTGCGTCCGGTAAAGGCTATCCGTATTCGCCGATTGATGAAGCAGTGTTTGCGACCCTGCAGAGCATGGTCCGGCAGGTTACCCTCTCGGATTCCAGAGCGGATGTCGCTTCCGCAGCGGCCGGATGCCGGCCGGATGTGATGATTGTGCTGGACGGGATGTTTTTACCGACGGATCAGGTAGACCAGGTTCGCAGCATGGGCATCCCTACCGCCGTATGGATGACGGATGATCCCTACTATGCAGATATGTCGGCAGGCTGGGTCATGCATTATGATTACGTATTTACCTTAGAAAAAAATTGTGTGGCTTACTATCAAAATCTGGGCTGCCCGCGGGTTGCCTACCTTCCGTTTGCCGCTTATCCCGGTCATTACCGCCCGGTTCCAAAGCCGACTGCCTTCCGCAGGCAGGTGAGCTTTATCGGGACGGCCTACCCGAAGCGGATTGAATTTTTCAGTCCGATTATGGAGGAGCTGATGAAATTTGATATGCACATTAACGGGAACTGGTGGGAACGGCTTCCGGGCTACAGTCGATATGGCACAAGGATTGAAATGAATAAATGGATGGGACCGGCGGAGACCGCAGACGTCTACAACAGTGCCAAGATCGTCGTGAATCTGCACCGGGCTTTTGATGATGCTGCCATCAACCAGAATACCAGCCGGATTCAGGCAGCTTCTCCCAATCCGCGAACCTTTGAAATCGGCGCCTGCGGAACGCTTCAGCTCTGTGATGAGCGGGAGGATCTGGCCAGCTTCTACACGCCCGGCGTGGAGATGGATACCTTTCGGTCTCCGGCTGAGCTGCTGGAGAAAATCGCCTATTATGTGGCCAACGAGCCGCTTCGCAAAGAAATCGCGCTGCGGGGACTGGAGCGGACGCTGAAAGAGCATACGTACGCCCACCGGCTGGAACGGATGCTGTCGGTGATTTTTGCGTAG
- a CDS encoding glycosyltransferase family 4 protein, with product MSSKPKLLLFSHLSNPDSITGAEKLLLFFCRELLPYFDCVLVAPGEGRLTALARESGVPVRIWPLPLLYSVYTPSPQLKEEARRMRTKPVYRRLVRWMAKEAPDLILTNTCVHYLPAAAGKALGIPVIWKLNEVMMDNGFLQESAALIDTFSDWILGISQSVVQCFSEPVRSSKCFVLYPSWNEEELQPAAWTELREQRRAALGVDAGMPLIGVVSSFLVPNKGIADFVEMGIALKERNPQARFWIVGSVLQEEYYAQLQARITEAGAAERFLITGSQEQLEPVYSALDILVVPSRVPEGFGLTALEGMVHGKPVVAYAHGGLKELLEAAGSPALLAEPGNPGALADAVQGLLEDAASCRALGESSRGNVLGIFGPQMYRMRLQELISRWVLERPLGFQKGAERRKSSARAVPVKRGRSRRSLRVRAKARRRRLTAAPSRTRSRHKSLSRTDKRSRLRRG from the coding sequence ATGAGCTCAAAGCCGAAGCTGCTATTGTTTTCTCACTTATCCAATCCTGACAGCATTACCGGTGCGGAAAAGCTGCTGCTGTTTTTTTGCCGGGAATTGCTGCCGTACTTTGACTGTGTGCTGGTGGCTCCGGGAGAGGGGCGTCTCACCGCCTTGGCCCGGGAGTCTGGCGTTCCTGTTAGAATCTGGCCCCTTCCACTGCTGTACAGCGTGTATACGCCTTCGCCGCAATTGAAAGAGGAGGCCCGGCGGATGAGAACAAAGCCGGTCTACCGGAGGCTGGTCCGCTGGATGGCGAAGGAAGCGCCAGATCTTATTCTGACCAATACCTGTGTTCATTACCTTCCGGCAGCTGCCGGAAAGGCACTGGGCATCCCGGTCATCTGGAAGCTGAACGAGGTGATGATGGATAACGGATTTCTGCAGGAATCGGCAGCGCTCATTGATACCTTTAGCGACTGGATTCTCGGGATCTCTCAATCCGTGGTCCAGTGCTTTAGTGAGCCTGTACGAAGCTCCAAGTGCTTCGTGCTGTACCCTTCCTGGAATGAAGAGGAGCTGCAGCCTGCAGCCTGGACTGAGCTTCGGGAGCAACGGCGCGCTGCACTCGGCGTAGATGCCGGGATGCCGCTGATCGGTGTCGTCTCTTCCTTTCTCGTTCCGAATAAAGGGATCGCGGATTTCGTCGAGATGGGAATCGCTTTGAAGGAGCGTAACCCGCAAGCCAGGTTCTGGATTGTCGGCAGCGTATTGCAGGAGGAGTACTATGCTCAGCTCCAGGCCCGGATAACCGAGGCTGGCGCTGCGGAGCGTTTTCTGATCACAGGCAGTCAGGAGCAGTTAGAGCCGGTGTACAGCGCCCTCGATATTCTTGTGGTGCCAAGCCGGGTGCCGGAAGGCTTTGGACTGACTGCTCTGGAGGGTATGGTACATGGCAAGCCGGTCGTTGCTTATGCCCACGGCGGGTTAAAGGAGCTGCTGGAGGCGGCAGGGAGCCCGGCGCTGCTGGCCGAGCCGGGAAATCCCGGCGCACTGGCGGATGCGGTGCAAGGTCTGCTGGAGGATGCCGCATCGTGCCGGGCTTTAGGAGAAAGCAGCCGGGGCAATGTCCTGGGTATATTCGGTCCGCAAATGTACCGCATGCGGCTGCAGGAGCTTATCAGCCGCTGGGTGCTGGAGAGACCTCTAGGCTTCCAGAAGGGGGCCGAACGAAGAAAAAGCAGCGCGCGAGCGGTGCCGGTCAAACGAGGCAGGAGCCGGAGGTCGCTTCGTGTACGTGCCAAAGCCCGTCGCCGCCGGTTGACTGCAGCCCCCAGCCGGACGCGCAGCCGGCACAAAAGCTTGTCGCGGACAGACAAGCGAAGCAGGCTAAGGCGCGGCTGA
- the wecB gene encoding non-hydrolyzing UDP-N-acetylglucosamine 2-epimerase, translating into MKVLTILGTRPEIIRLSLIIPLLDRFAERHVLVHTGQNFTAGLSQVFFSELGLRNPDYVLQDRQASLGGQLSLMFSRMEEILEAEQPDTVLLLGDTNSALCAVLAERMGYPVVHMEAGNRCFDLNVPEEKNRKVIDAVSSINMPYTEYSRKHLLREGVPSQRIVLTGNPIYEVMKHYEKHIQESQVLQRLSLTPKQYFLVTVHRSENVDRPEPLREILAGLNRVAETYGQRLICSLHPRTASRLKAAGTVMHPLVEFHEPFGFFDFVRLEQDARCAITDSGTVQEECCILHVPTVTVRRTTERPETVDCGSNIVSGVDADRIHDAVKLMTELKPDWVCPEGYLTEHVSHTVVKYVVGGKVNV; encoded by the coding sequence ATGAAAGTCTTAACGATTCTAGGAACCCGGCCTGAAATTATCCGGCTGAGCTTGATTATTCCTCTATTGGACCGTTTTGCAGAGCGTCATGTGCTCGTTCATACCGGTCAGAATTTCACCGCAGGTCTGAGCCAGGTGTTCTTCTCGGAGCTTGGTCTTCGAAATCCGGACTACGTGCTTCAGGACCGCCAGGCCTCGCTGGGAGGTCAGCTGTCTCTGATGTTCAGCCGAATGGAAGAAATTCTGGAGGCGGAGCAGCCGGACACTGTGCTGCTACTGGGAGATACGAACAGTGCACTGTGCGCCGTTCTGGCGGAACGGATGGGGTATCCCGTTGTGCATATGGAAGCCGGGAATCGCTGCTTCGATTTGAACGTGCCGGAAGAGAAGAACCGGAAGGTTATTGATGCCGTTTCTTCAATTAATATGCCTTACACCGAGTATAGCCGAAAGCATTTGCTGCGCGAGGGTGTTCCCAGCCAGCGGATCGTCTTGACCGGCAATCCAATCTATGAAGTGATGAAGCATTACGAGAAGCATATTCAGGAGAGCCAGGTGCTGCAGAGGCTGTCCCTGACGCCAAAGCAATATTTCCTGGTCACCGTGCACCGGTCCGAAAATGTGGACCGCCCCGAGCCGCTGCGTGAAATTTTGGCCGGCTTGAACCGGGTAGCCGAGACGTACGGACAGCGGTTGATTTGCAGCCTTCATCCCCGTACAGCCTCCAGGCTGAAGGCGGCCGGCACAGTCATGCACCCGCTGGTGGAGTTTCATGAGCCGTTCGGATTTTTCGATTTTGTCCGTCTGGAGCAGGATGCCAGATGCGCGATTACCGACAGCGGTACCGTTCAGGAGGAATGCTGCATTCTGCACGTGCCTACCGTAACGGTTAGGCGGACGACAGAGCGTCCCGAGACGGTAGACTGCGGCAGCAACATCGTCTCCGGTGTAGATGCAGACCGTATCCATGATGCGGTGAAGCTGATGACAGAGCTGAAGCCGGATTGGGTTTGTCCGGAAGGGTATTTGACGGAGCATGTGTCGCACACCGTCGTAAAATATGTGGTTGGAGGGAAAGTGAATGTTTAA
- a CDS encoding polysaccharide biosynthesis protein: MFNNQRILVTGGTGSWGHELISQLLPQNPKQIIVFSRSEATQVAMDREFEDQRLTFRIGDIRDKEALSAACQGVDYVFHLAALKHVPVCEEHPYEALKTNVVGTQHVIEAAIENKVKKVIYISTDKAANPSNFYGMTKAIGEKLIVYANLLSPDTKFVCVRGGNVLGTNGSVVHLFINQINQKGQIRITDLGMTRFFLTLKDAISLLFKASIESVGGEIFVMMMPTCKISDLAEVLIEHSQKQGIKLVETGVRPGEKIHEILMSDFESLTTVAYDDQYLVILPTLDIPGIQSHYASKPKVAFKSFSSEFNLMSKQEIRDILQRGGFLS, translated from the coding sequence ATGTTTAATAATCAACGTATTCTGGTTACGGGCGGCACAGGCTCTTGGGGACATGAATTGATCAGCCAGCTGCTGCCGCAAAATCCGAAGCAGATTATCGTATTCTCCAGAAGCGAGGCGACTCAGGTCGCAATGGACCGTGAATTCGAGGACCAGCGGCTGACCTTTCGGATTGGAGATATCCGGGATAAGGAGGCGTTAAGCGCCGCCTGTCAGGGCGTCGATTATGTGTTCCATCTGGCGGCGCTCAAGCATGTGCCGGTATGTGAAGAACACCCGTATGAGGCGCTGAAGACGAATGTGGTCGGCACGCAGCACGTGATCGAGGCCGCCATTGAGAATAAAGTGAAAAAGGTCATCTATATCTCGACAGATAAGGCCGCGAATCCTTCCAACTTCTACGGTATGACCAAGGCGATCGGCGAAAAGCTGATCGTGTATGCCAACCTGCTCAGTCCGGACACGAAATTCGTATGCGTCCGGGGCGGGAATGTGCTTGGCACGAATGGCAGTGTGGTGCATCTGTTTATTAACCAGATTAACCAGAAGGGGCAGATCCGCATTACCGATCTTGGGATGACGAGATTCTTCCTGACGCTGAAGGACGCCATCTCCCTGCTGTTCAAGGCTTCGATCGAAAGCGTTGGCGGAGAAATTTTCGTGATGATGATGCCGACGTGTAAAATTTCGGATTTAGCCGAGGTGCTGATTGAGCATTCCCAGAAGCAGGGCATCAAGCTGGTAGAGACAGGAGTGCGTCCAGGGGAGAAAATTCACGAAATACTGATGAGCGATTTCGAGAGCCTGACAACCGTAGCCTATGATGATCAGTATTTGGTCATCCTTCCGACACTGGATATTCCCGGCATTCAGTCTCATTATGCCAGCAAGCCGAAGGTTGCGTTCAAGAGCTTTAGCTCGGAATTTAATCTGATGAGCAAGCAGGAAATTCGGGACATTTTGCAGCGCGGAGGATTTTTGTCATGA
- a CDS encoding dTDP-4-dehydrorhamnose reductase family protein: MKMLVLGGNGMAGHVLVDYFRRHGHHVFYTTRDRRSEDGLLLDAGDIGAVEHIVRAVSPEVIINAVGVLNQFAEQDKINAYHINGFLPHRLRHMADAISARLIHISTDCVFSGSRGGYQEKDTPDGTSVYALTKALGEVSHPEHLTIRTSIIGPEIRSGGIGLFEWFMRQEGKVSGYRNVWWNGVTTLELAKAIHHFISSDLGGLIHLAHPEPLSKYELLQLFKDLWNKEDTLIEPDDAMVQDRTLISTREDVEYALPSYPDMLRELRQWQQRG, from the coding sequence ATGAAAATGCTGGTGCTGGGAGGGAATGGCATGGCTGGCCATGTGCTTGTGGATTATTTCCGCAGGCACGGCCATCATGTGTTTTACACGACACGGGACCGCAGGAGTGAGGACGGCCTGCTGCTGGATGCGGGAGATATCGGCGCGGTGGAGCACATCGTTCGCGCTGTCTCGCCGGAGGTTATCATCAATGCGGTCGGCGTACTGAACCAGTTCGCAGAGCAGGACAAAATTAACGCCTACCATATTAACGGATTTCTGCCCCACCGCCTGCGTCATATGGCAGATGCCATTTCGGCGCGCCTGATTCATATTAGCACGGATTGTGTATTCTCGGGCAGCCGGGGAGGATACCAGGAAAAGGATACCCCGGACGGTACCTCCGTCTATGCCCTGACGAAGGCGCTGGGAGAGGTCTCGCATCCGGAGCACCTCACGATTCGGACCTCCATCATTGGACCGGAAATCCGCTCCGGTGGCATTGGTCTGTTCGAATGGTTTATGCGGCAGGAGGGCAAGGTTTCCGGATATCGGAACGTCTGGTGGAACGGAGTCACCACGCTGGAGCTGGCCAAAGCGATTCACCATTTCATCAGCTCAGACCTTGGAGGCTTAATCCACCTGGCTCATCCCGAGCCGCTTAGCAAGTATGAGCTGCTGCAGCTGTTCAAGGATCTATGGAACAAAGAAGATACCCTCATCGAGCCTGACGATGCCATGGTACAGGATCGAACGCTGATCTCAACTCGGGAAGACGTGGAGTATGCTCTCCCTTCGTATCCTGACATGCTGAGGGAGCTGCGGCAATGGCAGCAAAGGGGTTGA
- a CDS encoding NAD-dependent epimerase/dehydratase family protein gives MAAKGLKPALLVTGASGFTGRHACQHFHDLGWAVTAAVRKTPPASLLPGVKAAECELTDREQVRQLIDRIRPHYVLHVAGRNAVPDSWRDPAAHMEANVMAPVYLMEAMREFRPDGRLLLAGSRLGVDPAQGARSVPHPYSLSKSVGSWVAEAWSALYHLPVMIAEPSNLIGPGESTGFCMLLAKHIARCELGTMEGKAPFTISSRGAVRRFLDVRDAVSAYEKLLLSGAPGEVYPVTGEQEWTLGEVAERLLCKARGSVPVQWGSETDNAPAPPKSETVRSPSLSELGWRPGIEMEKSLDDILAYARAVTESSR, from the coding sequence ATGGCAGCAAAGGGGTTGAAGCCTGCCCTGTTGGTGACCGGGGCTTCAGGCTTTACCGGCAGGCATGCGTGTCAGCATTTCCATGACCTCGGCTGGGCCGTTACAGCGGCAGTGCGCAAGACTCCGCCGGCTTCGCTTCTTCCGGGCGTGAAGGCGGCAGAGTGTGAGCTGACTGACCGGGAGCAGGTCCGCCAGCTGATTGACAGGATCAGACCTCATTATGTTCTGCATGTAGCCGGTAGGAATGCAGTGCCGGATTCCTGGCGCGATCCGGCTGCGCATATGGAAGCCAATGTGATGGCCCCGGTATATCTCATGGAGGCGATGCGTGAATTCAGGCCGGACGGCAGGCTGCTGCTGGCGGGCTCCAGGCTGGGAGTGGATCCTGCCCAGGGAGCCCGTTCTGTGCCGCATCCTTACAGCCTTAGCAAGAGCGTAGGAAGCTGGGTCGCAGAGGCCTGGTCCGCCTTATATCATCTGCCTGTGATGATCGCTGAGCCTTCGAATCTAATCGGTCCTGGGGAATCCACAGGCTTTTGCATGCTGCTGGCAAAGCATATTGCCCGCTGCGAGCTTGGTACTATGGAAGGTAAGGCTCCGTTTACCATCTCCTCCAGAGGAGCAGTTCGTCGATTTCTGGACGTCAGAGACGCGGTTTCAGCTTATGAGAAGCTGCTGTTATCCGGTGCACCGGGAGAAGTATATCCTGTAACCGGAGAGCAGGAGTGGACTTTGGGCGAGGTTGCAGAGCGGCTGTTATGTAAAGCTCGCGGCAGCGTACCTGTGCAGTGGGGCAGTGAGACTGACAACGCCCCCGCTCCCCCCAAAAGTGAGACTGTACGCTCTCCGTCATTGTCAGAACTGGGCTGGCGTCCTGGAATTGAAATGGAGAAGAGCCTGGATGATATTTTGGCCTATGCACGAGCTGTCACGGAATCCTCGCGATAA
- a CDS encoding YhcN/YlaJ family sporulation lipoprotein, with amino-acid sequence MMKSKALSLTLSAALITSVAGLAGCGNMNDGNSTKTHNISTNDNGRIGDSRILNNGRNGMQHDLSNLKYSKVLSEKVSKINGVGDARVFVTKNNAYVSLSLDGESGMNGSRTGSNGMNGMNGRMGGTSGMTDRMDSLTGRSNTGTNGRTDGLYGASGTGTAGLLRGMSDPRGTLDNNTGLGRSAGYGSYGTGGGNTMGDNSGDNHLMGSNGATMGNRGRYGAMNTDNDMGMGMGDNQVPQNIRSLINSTVQKTAPQCEQVYVSDDADFFDRSEGYAGNGMMGNGDQGDGNVVGNMTEDLGAFINRLFPMNMNGRDNGILNNDGTSNGMYNTGNSGTNR; translated from the coding sequence ATGATGAAATCCAAAGCCCTTAGCCTGACCTTGTCGGCGGCTTTAATCACAAGCGTGGCCGGTCTGGCAGGCTGTGGCAACATGAACGACGGCAACTCCACCAAGACGCACAATATCAGCACGAACGATAATGGACGCATCGGGGACAGCCGCATCTTGAACAATGGCCGCAACGGCATGCAGCATGACCTCTCCAACCTGAAATACAGCAAGGTGCTCTCCGAGAAGGTGTCCAAAATCAATGGTGTGGGTGACGCACGCGTATTCGTTACCAAAAATAACGCTTATGTCTCCTTATCCCTGGATGGCGAGTCCGGCATGAATGGCAGCCGCACTGGCAGCAATGGCATGAACGGCATGAACGGCCGCATGGGCGGCACTAGCGGCATGACAGATCGCATGGACAGCTTGACAGGACGCAGCAACACGGGAACCAACGGCCGTACAGACGGCTTGTACGGGGCATCCGGTACCGGGACTGCAGGTCTGCTGCGAGGCATGAGTGATCCGCGCGGCACGCTGGATAACAATACCGGTCTCGGGCGCAGTGCAGGATATGGCAGCTATGGTACAGGCGGTGGGAACACCATGGGCGACAACTCCGGCGACAATCATTTGATGGGCAGCAACGGAGCGACAATGGGCAACCGCGGCCGCTATGGAGCCATGAATACAGACAACGATATGGGCATGGGTATGGGTGACAATCAAGTGCCGCAAAATATCCGGAGCCTGATTAACAGCACCGTTCAGAAAACGGCTCCTCAATGTGAGCAGGTATACGTATCTGATGATGCCGATTTCTTTGACCGCTCTGAAGGCTATGCCGGCAACGGAATGATGGGTAACGGAGATCAAGGAGACGGCAATGTCGTTGGCAACATGACAGAGGATTTGGGTGCGTTCATCAATCGTCTGTTCCCGATGAACATGAACGGTCGGGATAACGGTATTCTGAATAATGACGGTACCTCAAACGGCATGTATAACACAGGCAACAGCGGCACGAACCGATAA
- the nagA gene encoding N-acetylglucosamine-6-phosphate deacetylase: protein MSRSPQSTLLYGSVITPGGLIPDGAVAMQGEQIVYAGPASGLPSVLEQEAEQVIRRKEGYIMPGFVDIHVHGGSGEDFMEADIEGLNAITSFHCSQGTTSMLATTMTAPKHAIDAVLQNVQQYRSSTMPYARLEGVHLEGPFISPQWPGAQNPEHIVPASILWLEEWEQSFPGLVKLMTLAPERDGALEAISWLKEHGIVAALGHTDATYEQVQRAVDAGLSHGVHTFNAMTGLHHRKPGTAGALLGDDRLSAEIIADGIHVHPAAVSILARLKPADGLILVTDAVSAAGMPDGEYMLGGLQTIVEKGIATLKSNSNSLAGSTLTMIRGFQYLVKEVGLSIQQASAAASFNPAKVIGIDDRTGSLAKGLLADVLLLNDQLDLEAVWVQGSRKY, encoded by the coding sequence ATGAGCCGCTCCCCACAGAGTACGCTGTTATACGGCAGCGTCATAACTCCTGGCGGACTGATTCCAGACGGGGCTGTCGCCATGCAAGGAGAGCAGATTGTATATGCCGGTCCCGCATCCGGTCTGCCTTCTGTTCTGGAGCAGGAGGCTGAGCAGGTGATTAGGCGGAAGGAAGGCTATATTATGCCCGGCTTTGTGGATATCCACGTTCACGGCGGCAGCGGCGAAGACTTCATGGAGGCGGATATCGAAGGCCTGAACGCGATCACCTCCTTCCACTGCTCGCAAGGCACGACCTCCATGCTCGCCACGACCATGACAGCTCCTAAACATGCCATTGATGCTGTGCTTCAAAACGTACAGCAATATCGAAGCTCAACGATGCCGTACGCCCGGCTGGAGGGTGTTCATCTGGAGGGACCCTTTATAAGTCCCCAGTGGCCGGGAGCACAGAATCCGGAGCACATTGTTCCCGCCAGCATCCTCTGGCTGGAGGAATGGGAGCAGAGCTTCCCCGGGCTGGTGAAGCTGATGACCCTCGCTCCAGAGCGGGACGGTGCCCTTGAAGCCATATCTTGGCTGAAGGAGCACGGTATTGTGGCTGCGCTGGGTCACACCGACGCCACGTATGAGCAGGTGCAGCGTGCGGTGGATGCCGGTCTTTCCCACGGGGTCCACACCTTTAATGCCATGACCGGACTGCATCACCGCAAGCCGGGTACAGCCGGGGCTCTGCTCGGCGACGATCGCCTCAGCGCTGAAATTATTGCGGACGGTATTCACGTCCATCCGGCAGCCGTCTCCATTCTGGCACGACTGAAGCCGGCAGATGGCCTTATTCTTGTGACCGATGCCGTGTCTGCAGCCGGTATGCCGGATGGCGAATATATGCTGGGCGGCCTGCAGACCATTGTTGAGAAGGGAATCGCGACCTTAAAGTCCAACAGCAACAGTCTGGCCGGAAGCACCCTGACCATGATTCGAGGCTTCCAATATCTCGTAAAAGAGGTCGGCCTCAGCATTCAGCAGGCCTCGGCTGCGGCCAGCTTCAATCCCGCGAAGGTCATCGGCATTGACGATCGAACCGGCTCCCTGGCCAAAGGGCTGCTGGCCGATGTACTGCTCCTGAACGACCAGCTGGACCTGGAAGCGGTATGGGTTCAGGGCAGCCGCAAATATTAA